The window ATTACCTCACCAACTAGCTAATCCGACCTAGGCTCATCTGATAGCGCAAGGCCCGAAGGTCCCCTGCTTTCTCCCGTAGGACGTATGCGGTATTAGCGTCCGTTTCCGAGCGTTATCCCCCACTACCAGGCAGATTCCTAGGCATTACTCACCCGTCCGCCGCTCGCCACCAGGTACAAGTACCCGTGCTGCCGCTCGACTTGCATGTGTTAGGCCTGCCGCCAGCGTTCAATCTGAGCCATGATCAAACTCTTCAGTTCAAACATCTTTGGGTTTTGAGAAAACCCTAAACTTGGCTCAGCAATCGTTGGTTATTTCTTTGATTTCTCGCGGAGTAACTTACGATGCTGATAATCAGTTGACTTCAGTCTGACAGCGCAAGCACCCACACGAATTGCTTGATTCAATTGTTAAAGAGCGGCTGGTTGATTCTTTCGTCTCAACCGAGGCGCGTATTCTACAGCAGCCTCTGTATCTGTCAAGCGGTTATTTTAAGAAGTTTTCAAAGTTTCCTTTGCAACTTCAACCACTTGCGCTTCGATCAACATCACGCTGCTCGTTAGCGGGAGGCGAATTCTACAGCGTTACAACCTGCTGTCAACTACCTTTTTTCACCGCTTTCGATCAACTTCATCGAAGCCTCTCCTTCGCTGACCTGATCGTCCAACTCATTGATTATCAAGGAGTTTTTCGTTCTGTCTGCGCCAGAAGAGGTGCGAATTATAGAGAGATTCAGAACCGCGTCAACCGTTAATTTGAACTTTCTGCTAAATCAGTACACAAGCACCCTGTTTCCATCGCTTCCTATATAGAAGCGAGCACAACCATGAGCAATATATTGCCCAACGCTTCATTCTTGCGCATCATAGCGGCCTATGTAGATAAGCCGTCGAACCTGGACTGAAACCCAATGACCCACAATCCGCGCGCCCTCACCTCTTTACTATTCCCTATCGGGTTGCTGCTGATTGCAATGGCGTCCATACAAACAGGTGCATCCCTCGCCAAAAGCCTGTTCCCCCTTGTTGGCGCTCAAGGCACCACCTCATTAAGGCTGATCTTCGCCAGCATCATTCTGCTTCTAGTACTCAGGCCCTGGCGTGCACGGTTTACGGCGAAGTCGCTGCGTACCGTCTTCATCTATGGCATCGCACTGGGTGGGATGAACTTCCTCTTCTATATGTCGCTGCGCAGCGTGCCTCTGGGGATTGCGGTAGCACTGGAATTTACCGGCCCACTGGCGGTGGCGCTGTTCTCTTCGCGCAAACCGCTGGACTTCGTGTGGATTGCGCTCGCGGCTATCGGCTTGTTGCTGTTGATACCCATCGGCCAGGAGAACGCCAACCTGGACATGACCGGCGTCGCTTACGCACTAGGCGCAGGCGTCTGCTGGGCGACCTATATTCTGTTCGGCCAGAAGGCGGGCGAAGACAACGGTGTCCAGACTGCAGCCCTGGGCGTTCTGATCGCGGCAATCTTCATTGCCCCGATTGGCGTCGTTCATGCGGGCCCCGCACTTTGGGACATCAGCCTGATCCCCACGGCCATTGCCGTCGCCGTGCTGTCTACCGCCCTGCCCTACAGCCTGGAAATGGTCGCGCTGACACGCATGCCTGCGCGCACTTTCGGCACCTTGGCCAGTATCGAACCTGCATTCGGCGCATTGTCGGGGATACTGTTTCTCAGCGAACACCTGAGCCTTCTGCAATGGCTCGCAATCAGTGCAATCATTATGGCTTCGGCGGGCGCGACCCTTACAGCACGGCGCGACGATACGCAATTAATACCTGCAGATTGAGTGCTCATTCACTCAGATGTGAGATGTCACTAGCATTTGTAACGTCGTTGAGCCATGTTTAGGGCTTGGCGACGCTTGAAACGGATTCTCGAATCTGGCGAGGGTGTCGGGTCAGGTGGCTGTGCAATAGATTCGGGCAAGCCTCTGGCTTTGGATAATTGCCAGGGTAAGGAAGGGAATGAAGTACATTTTTATAGCGCTGATGGCCTTGGTCGTTGCAGGCTGTGCAGCCAACGCAAAGTCCATCAAGCAGGGAAAGCGTGGAATACACATCAACTGCTCCGGCCTGTCCTCGTCCTGGGACAGGTGCTACCAGATGGCAACAGACTCCTGTATATCGAAAAACTACCGGGTGATTGCCAAGTCGGGTGATGCGGTGGAAGACCCGGGAGACTATCCATTCGGATTGAACCCCGCAGGCTACACCAGCCGCAGCATGATCATCATTTGCAAGAGACCAGCTAATCCTTGATACCTGTACCGGCGGACCAGGCGTTATATAGCCCGGCCGCCGGAGTGCGCCCTATCAGATGGCAACCGTACGGGTACGCAGCCACAGCAACGCAGCGCCCTGCAACAACGGGCTAAGGCGCTGATTGACCTGTGCATGATACTGGTTCAGCCAATCCCGCTCATCGGCAGTCAACGCGTCAAGGTTCAGGCAGCGGGTGTCGATCGGGCACAGCGTGAGGGTTTCGAATTCAAGAAACTCTCCGAACTCGCTCTGGCCGGCTTCACGGTTGATCACCAGATTCTCGATCCGCACACCCCAACGTCCCGGCCGGTAAGTACCAGGCTCGATGGAAGTGATCATGCCCGGCTGCATTGCAGTCTGCGGCGTGGCAGGCGCTTGGTAAGCGATCACCTGCGGACCTTCATGCACATTCAGAAAATACCCGACCCCATGCCCTGTCCCGTGCCCGTAGTTGACGCTGTCAGCCCAGATGGGCGCGCGCGCTATCGCATCAAGCAGCGGTGACAGGATGCCTTTGGGGAAACGCGCACGAGACAGCGCAATTACGCCTTTGAGCACTCGGGTGCAGTCGGCCTTCTGCTCTTCACTGGGTTGCCCGATCGGAACCATTCGCGTGATGTCGGTCGTACCGCCCAGGTACTGGCCACCTGAATCGATCAGCAGCAAGCCATCGCCTTCGATCTGCGCATACTCTTGTTCGGTAGCACGGTAGTGCGGCATCGCGCCGTTGCCGTTGAAACCGGCGATGGTCGCAAAACTGGGGGAAATGTAGCCCGGACGCCGCTGACGGGCCTGACCGAGTTTTTCGTCGATGGTCAGCTCGCTCACCGGCTCGTTGCCCAACGCCGAATCCAGCCAGCAGAAGAATTCACAAAGCGCCGCACCGTCCTGCTCCATGGCCTGACGAATGTGAGCGGTGTCGGCCTCACTTTTCTGCGACTTGAACAGGGTGGTGGGATTGAGCCCTTCAACCAGCGAGACTTCCGCATCCAGGTAGTCAAGCAACCCGCACGTGACACGCGCTGGGTCGATCAAGAGGCGCGCATCCTTGGGCACCGCCCGCAACGCGACGCCGATCTGGGTGTACTCCACCAGCGTGATGCCATCGTGCTCCAGGCTTTGACGAACCCGCGCGTCAATTTTTTTCGAGTCGACAAAAAGGCTGATGCTCTCAGGCCCGATCAGGGCGAACGAGATGAACACCGGGTTGAATGAAACATCGGCGCCGCGCAGGTTGAATAACCAGGCGATGTCATCGAGCGTTGCAATGAAATGCCAGTCTGCCCCGCGTTCGGCGATCACATCACGCAGGCGTCCGAGTTTTTCAACTCGGCCAACAGAAGCCTGCGGAGGCAGGTGCTCATAAATGAGGTTGGTCGGTAGCGCCGGACGATCCTGCCAAAGCTCGGTGAGTAAATCCATGTCGGTGCGCAGCCGGGCACCGCACTCATAGAGCTTGCTGGCCAGCGTGCGGGCCGAGGCCACCGCCAGAACCGCGCCATCGACCGCCACAACCGTGTCCGCCTTGGCCTGATCGGCCAGCCACTCCAGCGGCCCCTGCTGACCCGGCATCAGCTTGACCAGCTCGATACCGCTGCCAGCCAGCTCTTTGGTGGCCTGCTCCCAATAGCGGCTGTCGGCCCAAACCCCGGCAAACGTCTGGGTGATGATCAGCGTTCCAACCGAGCCATGGAAACCAGACAACCACTGCCGCCCTTGCCAGTACCCTGGCAGGTACTCGGAGAGATGCGGATCAGCCGAGGGCACCAAGTAAGCATCGACCCCCTCCCGACTCATCAACGCCCGCGTCTGGGCGAGGCGTTGCGCGACTGCAGCGCTGGTTTGCGATTGCTTGCTCATTGGTTCTCCTGCTGACCCGAAAATTGACCTGTGACGGGGCAGATAATGGAGCACCCGTCAGGACTGAGCAACCGCCCAGAACGCTGGCTGCACTCGCGCAGCCTTGATCAAGCGGGCGGCGCGATCAATATCGTCCTCACTGGTGAAGCGCCCGAGGCTCAAACGGATGGTCTGGCTCGCCGCCTTGGCGTCGTGCCCCAGCGCCAGCAGCACATGCGAGGGCGTATTCTTTGCCGAGTTGCAGGCGGATGTGGAGGAGAAGGCGATGCCGTGACTCAGCACGTTGAAATCCAGATCATTGCTGCCAAATGTCAGGCTCAAGGTATGGGCGATACGCTGCTGGGCATCACCATTGATGCGCAGCCCCGGCACATCGGCCAACAGACTACACAGCCGCTGGTTCAGACGGCGAATCTGCTCGCCCTCCTCCTCGAATAGCTGTTGAGCCAAGGCAAACGCAGCGCCCATGCCCGCAATCTGATGCGTGGCGAGCGTTCCGGAGCGCAGTCCGTTCTCATGCCCACCGCCGTGAATCTGCGCTGTAATTCGCTGCTCTGCCCTGGGCCCTACATATAAAGCCCCGATGCCTTTGGGGCCGTAAATTTTATGCGCCGAGAACGACATCAGATCCACTGCCAGTTCAGCCAGGTCAATGCGGACCTTGCCTGCCCCTTGAGCGGCGTCGACATGGAACAGCGCGCCGTGTTCACGAACCCGCTGGCCGATCAAGCCAATATCGTTGAGCGTGCCCAGTTCGTTATTGACCACCATCAGCGAGACCAGAAACGTATCGTCGCGCAACGCACCGAGTACCGCTTCGACGCCGATCAAGCCGTTGGCGTCCGGCGCCAGATACGTGACCTCGACGCCTTCTTCCTGCAGCTGCGCTGCAGTATCGAGAATGGCCTTGTGTTCGATCTGGCTGGTGATGATGTGGCCTTTCGCACCTTGATGACGCTGGGCATAGCTGTGGGCCACGCCTTTGAGCGCCAGGTTGTTGGATTCCGTAGCCCCGGAAGTCCAGATGATCTGCTGGGGCTGAGCCCCTATGAGGTCGGCAACCTGCTGGCGCGCGATGTCCACTGCGGACCGAGCCTGACGGCCATAGCCGTGGGAACTGGACGCCGGGTTGCCGAACGTACCGGTGCGGCCCAGGCATTGCACCATGACTTCAATGACACGCTCATCAACTGGTGTGGTAGCCGCGTAGTCAAGATACAGCGCAAGATTTTCCATTAACGTCACCCCGAAATGCACAGCACGGTCTACCGGGCTGTTTGCGTAATGCGAGTCGCGATTGCAGCGACATGAATAGTGAAGCCATGCACCGCATCATGCACGAAACCACATAGATCAAAAAATTATTAATTATTATTTATATATTCCATAAAGAAATATGAAGAGCAGCTCAAACGCTTTTCCTCACCTCACTCCCTGCGTATGCAGCACACAACAATACGCTTATTAAAGTACCGTTGAGCGTTTGCCGTGCACATGTGGTCGCCCGCCGATGTTTGCGACTCAGAAACTAGTGACGAACTAATGACGAGGTACTTTCAGAGATCCGCCCTTGAATCATGCTCAAAAAAGACAACTAGTTATTTTCATACGGCGACTAACTTCTGGCGTTAAAAAAACGACTCCGACCACCTATTACGCCGATACCGGCGGAATGCGAAACCGCCGAAAAACCGTCGCCGCACCGAAGCAGTGCGCGTGATGTTTTTTTGACTCCTTTTAAATTCAATGACTTAGATTAAATCAGA of the Paucimonas lemoignei genome contains:
- a CDS encoding lipoprotein, with amino-acid sequence MKYIFIALMALVVAGCAANAKSIKQGKRGIHINCSGLSSSWDRCYQMATDSCISKNYRVIAKSGDAVEDPGDYPFGLNPAGYTSRSMIIICKRPANP
- a CDS encoding peptidase M24, translated to MSKQSQTSAAVAQRLAQTRALMSREGVDAYLVPSADPHLSEYLPGYWQGRQWLSGFHGSVGTLIITQTFAGVWADSRYWEQATKELAGSGIELVKLMPGQQGPLEWLADQAKADTVVAVDGAVLAVASARTLASKLYECGARLRTDMDLLTELWQDRPALPTNLIYEHLPPQASVGRVEKLGRLRDVIAERGADWHFIATLDDIAWLFNLRGADVSFNPVFISFALIGPESISLFVDSKKIDARVRQSLEHDGITLVEYTQIGVALRAVPKDARLLIDPARVTCGLLDYLDAEVSLVEGLNPTTLFKSQKSEADTAHIRQAMEQDGAALCEFFCWLDSALGNEPVSELTIDEKLGQARQRRPGYISPSFATIAGFNGNGAMPHYRATEQEYAQIEGDGLLLIDSGGQYLGGTTDITRMVPIGQPSEEQKADCTRVLKGVIALSRARFPKGILSPLLDAIARAPIWADSVNYGHGTGHGVGYFLNVHEGPQVIAYQAPATPQTAMQPGMITSIEPGTYRPGRWGVRIENLVINREAGQSEFGEFLEFETLTLCPIDTRCLNLDALTADERDWLNQYHAQVNQRLSPLLQGAALLWLRTRTVAI
- the iscS_2 gene encoding cysteine desulfurase, which codes for MENLALYLDYAATTPVDERVIEVMVQCLGRTGTFGNPASSSHGYGRQARSAVDIARQQVADLIGAQPQQIIWTSGATESNNLALKGVAHSYAQRHQGAKGHIITSQIEHKAILDTAAQLQEEGVEVTYLAPDANGLIGVEAVLGALRDDTFLVSLMVVNNELGTLNDIGLIGQRVREHGALFHVDAAQGAGKVRIDLAELAVDLMSFSAHKIYGPKGIGALYVGPRAEQRITAQIHGGGHENGLRSGTLATHQIAGMGAAFALAQQLFEEEGEQIRRLNQRLCSLLADVPGLRINGDAQQRIAHTLSLTFGSNDLDFNVLSHGIAFSSTSACNSAKNTPSHVLLALGHDAKAASQTIRLSLGRFTSEDDIDRAARLIKAARVQPAFWAVAQS
- the rhtA2 gene encoding inner membrane transporter RhtA; amino-acid sequence: MTHNPRALTSLLFPIGLLLIAMASIQTGASLAKSLFPLVGAQGTTSLRLIFASIILLLVLRPWRARFTAKSLRTVFIYGIALGGMNFLFYMSLRSVPLGIAVALEFTGPLAVALFSSRKPLDFVWIALAAIGLLLLIPIGQENANLDMTGVAYALGAGVCWATYILFGQKAGEDNGVQTAALGVLIAAIFIAPIGVVHAGPALWDISLIPTAIAVAVLSTALPYSLEMVALTRMPARTFGTLASIEPAFGALSGILFLSEHLSLLQWLAISAIIMASAGATLTARRDDTQLIPAD